A region from the Serinus canaria isolate serCan28SL12 chromosome 10, serCan2020, whole genome shotgun sequence genome encodes:
- the LACTB gene encoding serine beta-lactamase-like protein LACTB, mitochondrial produces MSAPAMAGLARALRRAAAPGRLPAARRGGGGAGARPWGWGLALGLALGVRAAPAGGESESGREEKPPSPRGFGAAVERSRDLVRRIKDEAGIPGILVGVSVDGKEVWSEGLGYADVENRVVCKPETVMRIASISKCLTMMAVAKLWEEGKLDLDAPVQKYVPEFPEKVYEGEKVTITTRQLVSHLSGIRHYEKDITKVKEEKEKANRALKLTKSHQDKEEKAKEGKGTENTGCVKQKKEHDSEMKSRNSKPGRNDKEFEQEEYYLKEKFESVIESLKIFKNDPLFFKPGSQFLYSTYGFTLLSAVVERASGQKFTDYMLKIFRDLDMLSTVLDDNEAMIYNRARCYIYNKKGRLVNAPYVDNSYKWAGGGFLSSVGDLLKFGNALLYSYQAGQFKNKNGKLLPGYLKPSTVAMMWTPVPKTEVSWDRDGKYAMAWAVVEKNQQCGCCRQQRHYASHTGGAVGASSVLLILPEELDPEAVGPWPVAPPRGVIVTIICNMQSVSLNSTALKIAREFDREKQAQCVG; encoded by the exons ATGTCCGCCCCGGCCATGGCGGGCCTGGCGCGGGCCCTgcggcgggcggcggctccCGGGCGGCTCCCCGCGGCCCGCagagggggcggcggggccggggcgcggccctggggctgggggctggcgCTGGGGTTGGCGCTGGGGGTCCGGGCGGCGCCGGCGGGAGGCGAGTCTGAGAGCGGTCGGGAGGAGAAGCCGCCGTCGCCGCGGGGCTTCGGCGCGGCcgtggagaggagcagggaccTGGTGCGGAGGATCAAG gatgaAGCAGGAATCCCTGGTATATTAGTTGGAGTTTCTGTAGATGGAAAGGAAGTCTGGTCAGAAG GTTTGGGCTATGCTGATGTGGAGAACCGTGTGGTGTGTAAGCCAGAGACCGTCATGCGCATCGCCAGCATCAGCAAGTGTCTCACAATGATGGCTGTTGCTAAACTGTGGGAAGAGGGGAAACTGGATTTAGATGCTCCAGTGCAGAAATATGTCCCTGAATTTCCAGAAAAGGTCTATGAGGGTGAAAAG GTCACCATTACCACAAGACAGTTAGTTTCACACTTGAGTGGGATTCGTCACTATGAAAAAGATATTacaaaagtaaaagaagaaaaggaaaaggcaaacaGAGCACTTAAGCTAACTAAATCCCACCaggataaagaagaaaaagcaaaagaaggtAAAGGGACTGAAAACACTGGTTGTGtcaaacagaagaaagaacATGATAGTGAGATGAAGAGCCGAAATTCAAAGCCTGGCAGGAATGACAAGGAGTTTGAACAGGAAGAGTattatttgaaggaaaaatttgAAAGTGTGATTGAGTCactgaagatatttaaaaatgatCCCTTATTCTTTAAACCAG GTAGTCAGTTCTTGTACTCAACATATGGCTTTACTCTCTTAAGTGCTGTTGTGGAGAGAGCTTCAGGACAAAAATTTACAGATTATATGCTGAAAATATTTCGTGACTTGGATATGCTGTCAACTGTCCTAGATGACAATGAAGCAATGATATATAACAGAGCAAG gTGTTACATTTACAACAAAAAGGGACGGCTGGTAAATGCACCATACGTGGACAACTCTTACAAGTGGGCTGGTGGTGGCTTCCTGTCATCAGTAGGTGACCTCCTGAAATTTGGAAATGCCTTGTTGTACAGTTATCAAGCTGgacaatttaaaaacaagaatgGCAAACTCCTTCCAGGGTACCTCAAGCCAAGCACAGTCGCAATGATGTGGACTCCAGTGCCAAAAACAGAAGTGTCATGGGACAGGGATGGTAAATATGCCATGGCTTGGGCTGTGGTAGAGAAAAACCAACAGtgtggctgctgcagacagcagagaCACTATGCATCTCAcactgggggtgctgtgggggCCAGCAGTGTCCTCCTCATCCTGCCTGAAGAGCTGGACCCTGAAGCTGTGGGTCCTTGGCCAGTGGCACCCCCGAGAGGGGTCATTGTCACAATTATCTGTAATATGCAATCGGTTTCACTCAACAGCACCGCCTTAAAGATCGCCAGGGAATTCGATAGAGAGAAACAGGCACAATGTGTGGGCTGA
- the RPS27L gene encoding 40S ribosomal protein S27-like, translating into SRCSSKGRPQPERPVSRIAVSEAHVRLFCSGAVPPPALGTGAAAAGSAQRGGPAADMPLAKDLVHPSLEDEKRKHKKKRLVQSPNSYFMDVKCPGCYKITTVFSHAQTVVLCVGCSTVLCQPTGGKARLTEGCSFRRKQH; encoded by the exons AGCCGGTGCAGTTCTAAAGGGCGTCCACAGCCCGAGAGGCCGGTGTCACGGATCGCAGTGTCGGAGGCACACGTGCGGCTGTTTTGCAGCGGTGCGGTCCCGCCCCCGGCGCTCGGCACAGGCGCGGCTGCGGCGGGGAGCGCGCAGAGGGGCGGCCCGGCGGCGGACATGCCT CTGGCCAAAGACCTCGTGCATCCCTCCTTAGAGGATGAGAAGAGGAAGCACAAAAAGAAACGTCTTGTGCAGAGCCCAAACTCCTACTTTATGGATGTAAAATGTCCag GATGCTACAAGATTACCACTGTCTTCAGCCATGCTCAGACAGTAGTTCTGTGTGTAGGGTGCTCAACTGTCCTGTGTCAGCCAACTGGGGGCAAAGCCAGGCTCACAGAAG GCTGTTCATTTAGAAGAAAGCAACACTGA